Within the Streptomyces sp. YIM 121038 genome, the region AGGACCGCCCCACGCGCCGCCGGGTCGCGGGCCTCGGCCTCGGCTTCCTCGGCGTGCTCACGGTGCTCGGCGCCTGGCAGGGCTTCAGCGGCCTGGACGCCCGGGGCACGGGCATGGCCCTGCTGGCCTCGCTGTGCTACCCGATCGGCTGGATCTACGTCCGCCGCACCCTGGCGGGCTCCGGCCACTCGAACCTCTCCCTCACCGGCGCCCAGCTCCTCGTCGCCACGGTCGAACTGGCCGTCGTGACCCCGCTGTTCACGTCCCTGCCGCGGCACTTCCCCGTGGTGCCGCTGCTCGCGGTCGTCGCCCTCGGCGCGGTCGGCACCGGGCTCGCCTTCCTGGTGCAGTACGACATCGTCGCCGAGGTCGGCCCGACGACGGCCCAGATGGTCACGTACTTCACCCCGGTGATCGCGACGGCGGCGGGCGTCGCCGTGCTCGGCGAGTCCCTGACCTGGACGACCCCGATAGGCGCCGTCATCGTCCTGGCGGGAGCCGCACTCACCCAGTCCAAGCCGCGCAGACAGAAGTGAGCACCACCGGAGGAGTGCGGCGGACCGCGCACCGGCAGGCAGCCGGCGGCCGTCAGCCGTAGCGGCGCTCCACCACCGGCCCCACAGCCGCCGCCAGGGCCTCGGCCACGGCCGCGATGTCGCCCCCGCCGAGCGCGGAGACGGTGATCCGCACGCCCGGGGGAGCGCTCAGGCGAAAGCGCGCTCCCGGGGCGACCGCCCACCCCGCGTGCAGCATGCGGGCCACCACCCCCGTCTCGTCGGGGACCGGCACCCACACGTTCATGCCGCTGCGTCCGTACGCCGTGACGCCGCGCTCCGCGAGGGCCGCGATCAGCGCGTCGCGCCTGCGCCCGTACGCCGCCGCCACCTCGCTCGCATCCACGGCGCCGCCCTCCCAGAGGTGGACGACGGCCCGCTGGAGCACCTTGCTGACCCAGCCGGGCCCGAGCCGCAGCCGGCCCTGCACCCGGTCGACCGTCTCGACGTCACCGGCGAGCACGGCCAGGCGCAGGTCCGGGCCGTACGCCTTGGCCGTGGAGCGGACGAACGCCCAGGCGTGGGTCACACCGGTCAGGGTGTGCAGCGGCAGGTCGACGATGCCGTGGCCGTGGTCGTCCTCGATGACCAGCGTCTCCTTGTGCGCGGCGAGGACCTCGCGCAGGGCACGCGCGCGTGCGGCCCCGACGGCCGCGCCGGTCGGGTTCTGGGCGCGCGCGGTGACGACGAGCGCGCGGGCCCCCGCCCGCAGCGCCCGCTCGACGTCGTCGGGCAGCGGCCCCTCGTCGTCGACGCCGACCGGGACCGGGCGCAGGCCGAGCGCGGGCACGAGGTCGAGGACGCTGCCCCACCCGGGGTCCTCCACGGCCACCGCGTCGCCGACCTTCAGCCGGGCGACGAGCACCCGCTCGATCGCGTCGAGCGCTCCGGAGGTGACGGCCAGCGGTCCCTGGGGCACGCCGTCCCGGTCGAGCGTCCCGCGCGCGCAGCGGCCGAACTCGGGGTCGACGGCGGACTCCCCGTACAGGTCGGGGTGCTGGTCCGCGTGCGCCGCCGCCGTCGCGAAGGCCTCGGCCAGCGGGGGCAGGAGCGCGGTGTCCGGGTTGCCGCTGGCGACGTCCCGCACCCCGGGCGGCACGACGAGGCGGCTGTACTCGCGCGCGGTGGTCGCGGGCTTGCTGCGCACCCGGCTGCCGCGCCGCCCGGCCGTCTCGATGACACCGCGCTCGCGCAGCGTGCGGTAGGCCGCCGCCACCGTGTTGGGATTCACCCCCAGCTGGCGCGCCAACTCCCGCATCGGGGGCAGCGATTGCCCCGGCTCCAGGTCACCGCGCCCCACGGCGCGCTCGACACTGGCGGCGATCTCGGCTGCGCCCCGCCCGGCGATCGGATACTCTCCTAGCACAAAGCATAGTATGCACTAGTGCAATAGATGAGGCAACACGGCGGCACGCACGGCACGCGGACGCCGGAGCACGACGCGCACCCGAGGGAGAAGCCATGGAGACGACGACGCACCCGGCCGCACCGGACAGCACCCCCTATGCGGCGACCGACCGCACCGTGCCCACCCGGGCCCGCGAACGCGCGGCGTACGACCGCGCGTCGGTGCACGCGATACTCGACGAGTCGTACGTGTGCCACCTCGGCTTCGTCCGCGACGGCGCCCCGGTCGTCCTGCCGACGCTGTACGGACGGGTCGGCGAGCGGCTCTACGTGCACGGTTCGACGGGGTCGCGCCCACTGCGGATGGCCGGTGCGGGGCAGCCGGACGAGCAGGCGGACCCGGGCCTCGCGGTGTGTCTGACGGTGACGCACGTGGACGGACTCGTGCTCGCCCGCTCGGCCTTCCACCACTCGATCAACTACCGCTCCGTGGTGGTGCACGGCATCGCGCGCCAGGTCACGGACCCGGAGGAGAAGCGGACCGCGCTCGACGCGCTCGTCGACCACGTGGTGCCGGGGCGCGCCGCCGACTCGCGGCCCGCGAACGCCAAGGAGCTGGCCGCGACCGCCGTGCTCCGCCTCGACCTCGACGAGGTGTCCGCGAAGGTGCGCGCCGGCGATCCGAGCGACGACCCCGAGGACATGGACCTGCCGTACTGGGCGGGCGTCGTGCCGCTGCGCAAGGGCTACGACCCGGTCGTCGCGTCCGCCGACCTGAAGCCCGGCATCGAGGTCCCGGACTATCTGATCGAGCCCTGATCCGCGCGGCGGGCGGGACGGTGCGCCCCGCCCGCCGGACGGTCCCTAGGCCGTCGCCTCCGCGCGGCGCGCGCGGGCCGCGGCGCGCGCCTCCGCCGCGGCGAGGCCCGTGACGGCCGCGAGCATCAGGAGGGTGCCCGCGACGGTGGCGGCGTTCAGCTCCTCACCGAGCAGGGCGACGGCGATGACCGCCGCGCTCACCGGCTCCAGGAGCATGATCACGGAGACGGTGGCGGAGCGGACGACGGCCGCCCCGGCGAAGTACAGCGCGTACGCGAGGGCCGTCGGCACGGCGGCGATGTACAGCAGGCAGCCGAGCACGCGGGTGGCGTCGGCGGCGTGCGGCCACAGCCCCTCGGCCACGGCGAACGGCAGCAAGGTCAGCGACACCACCGCGAACGACCACACCGTGGTGCTGGACGCGTCGCCCTCGCCGGTCCGCCCCCACCACCGGGTCAGGAGCGTCATGACGGCGTACCCGGCGGCGGACGCCAGGGCGAAGACGACGCCCCAGGGGCGCACGGCCGACTCGCCGCCGCCCACGAAGAGGACGCCGAGCCCGGCGAGCGCTCCGCCCACCGCGCACAGACCGCCGACGCCGAGGCGCTCCCCCATGGCCAGGCGGGCGCCGAGCGCGATGAGCACCGGACCGGCCCCGAGCGTGACGACCGTGCCGACGGCGAGCCCGGTGGCCTCCACGGCGGCGAAGTACGCGGTCTGGAACACGGTCAGGGCCAGGCCGATCGCGGTGACGCGCAGGGCCCTGCGGCGCAGCGGCGGCCGCGCGGCCTCGCGCGCGCCGCCGCGCGGCCGCACCAGGCGCGCGGCGAGCAGCAGCAGGAACCCTCCGGCGCAGCGCCAGAAGGACAGGGTGACGGGCCCCATGTCACCGGCCGAGAAGACCAGCGAGGCGGCGGCACCGGCGGTGCCCCAGGCGGCTCCGGCGATGCTCAGATAGACGAGGCCGCGGCCCACGGAGAGCCGGGGCAGGGCGGTGGGGGCGACGGGGGTCGCGTCCGTGGACGCGGGGGACATGCTGGACACGCTCGACACGTGGAATCTCCGCAGCGGTTCGGGAAGGAGACCGCGTCACGGCCGGGCGTGGCGACGATGGGTGCCCGTGGGCACCCGGCTCACCAGGGGCCGCCCGCAAGACAGAAGGGGCGACATCCGCACGGGCCGCGAGGACGCAGGTCTGGGACTGTCGTCTGCGGGCAGCACCGTTCGGCCCGGCCGACGGCCGGGCGTGATCCGTGAAGGGCCCGCGCTCAGGCGGCCGGAGGCGGAAGAACGAGTGCTCGTGCGTGCATGATCGGCACCCTATGCGCCGGTCCCGTTCGGGGACAACTGCTGTTCGGATCGCGGGACGGCGCCCGCGGCCGCGCCGGACGACGGCTTCCGCGGCGCCGACGACTGGGCGATGAACGCGCCCACGAGGACGAGGGCGCCCCCGGCGAGCTGCGGCGCCGAGAGCCGCTCCCCCAGCAGGACCCAGGCGAGCACGGTGGCGACGACCGCTTCGAGACAGGCCACGACCCCCGCGACCGGCGGCGAGAGGCGGCGCACCGAAAGGACTCCGGTGACGTACGCGACGACCGTGGCGAGCAGCACGATCCAGCCGATGAGCACCCAGGCGGGCACGCGCGAGCCGTCCATGTCGGCGGCCCGGCCGAGCACGCCCCAGTCCATGCCCCAAGGGCGTGCGACGACCGTGAGCACGGCCGCGCCGACGAGCAGGCCGTACGCGATGACGCCGAGCGGGTCCGGGGCGTCGTCGCCCGCGTCACTGCCCTGGTCGGAGAGGACGAAGTAGCCGACCTGGCAGCAGGCGGCGGCGAGCGCGAGCAGCAGCCCGAGCGCGTCGAAGCTCAGCCCCGCCCAGATCTCGACGACGCAGGCGAGCCCGCCGACGGCGAGCACCACACCGAGCGCCGCCGCCCGCGTCACGGGCCTGCGCTGCACGAACCGCACCCAGCCGAGGACGAGCGCGGGCGCGAGGTACTCCACGAGCAGGGCCACACCGACCGGGATGCGCGAGATCGAGGCGAAGTAACAGGCCTGCACACCGGCGACGGCGAGCAGTCCGAACCCGGCGAGCAGCACGGGCCTGCGGCGCACGAGCGCCCGGTGCCGCCAGGCCACGGGCAGCATCACGAGCGCGGCGCCCGCGACCCGCAGCCACACCACGTGCAACGAGTCGAGCCCCGCTTCGATCAGCGGTTTGGCCGCCACTCCCGAGCCGCCGAAGGCGACCGCCGACACCAGGGCGAGGCCGAGGCCGAGCCCTCTGCCGCCGTCCGCCGCCGCGCCCCGACGCTTCTCCTGAGTCCCACGCACCGGCACATGATGACAGCCGGGGTCATGACCGTCACGCCTGATGACCACTGTCTCAATCGGCGGACGCCTGCCGCGTGCGGTGTGCGCCGGTCGCGGCCGGCGCGCGGGCCGTCACACGACGGGCTCGCGCTCCGCGTCGCCGTCGCTCTCGAGCCGGGCGAGCAGCGCGTCGGCGTCGACGCCCGCGCGCCGCAGCACCTCGACGGCCCGGCACTCCCGGTCGGCGGCGAGGGCGGCGAGCACGTCGACGCCGTGGGCCCGCGGCTCGCCGCGCAGCACGGCACGCTCGTGCGCCGCCTCCATGGCTCCGGCGGCGGCGGGCGAGAGAACCGTTTCCTTGGCGGACGGCACGACCGGCACGGCCCCGGAGTCCTCGACGGTGCCCTGCCACTGGAGGCCGTAGCCGATGCTGCGCTGGACGAGATAGCCGAGCAGCCGCGCGATCTGCGGCCCGC harbors:
- a CDS encoding DMT family transporter, which produces MSTSAAAPAPTSAPPSAPAPAPAPAPAQAASPRADGRRKLDWRLRFAFLSLVWGFSFLFIKVGTEGYAPFQVTFGRLLFGTLVVAVFLVVKRERLPRTPRTWAHLAVAALLLNAAPFSLFAYSELTIPSTLAGICNATSPLWGMALSLVALSEDRPTRRRVAGLGLGFLGVLTVLGAWQGFSGLDARGTGMALLASLCYPIGWIYVRRTLAGSGHSNLSLTGAQLLVATVELAVVTPLFTSLPRHFPVVPLLAVVALGAVGTGLAFLVQYDIVAEVGPTTAQMVTYFTPVIATAAGVAVLGESLTWTTPIGAVIVLAGAALTQSKPRRQK
- a CDS encoding aminotransferase class I/II-fold pyridoxal phosphate-dependent enzyme, giving the protein MLGEYPIAGRGAAEIAASVERAVGRGDLEPGQSLPPMRELARQLGVNPNTVAAAYRTLRERGVIETAGRRGSRVRSKPATTAREYSRLVVPPGVRDVASGNPDTALLPPLAEAFATAAAHADQHPDLYGESAVDPEFGRCARGTLDRDGVPQGPLAVTSGALDAIERVLVARLKVGDAVAVEDPGWGSVLDLVPALGLRPVPVGVDDEGPLPDDVERALRAGARALVVTARAQNPTGAAVGAARARALREVLAAHKETLVIEDDHGHGIVDLPLHTLTGVTHAWAFVRSTAKAYGPDLRLAVLAGDVETVDRVQGRLRLGPGWVSKVLQRAVVHLWEGGAVDASEVAAAYGRRRDALIAALAERGVTAYGRSGMNVWVPVPDETGVVARMLHAGWAVAPGARFRLSAPPGVRITVSALGGGDIAAVAEALAAAVGPVVERRYG
- a CDS encoding pyridoxamine 5'-phosphate oxidase family protein — its product is METTTHPAAPDSTPYAATDRTVPTRARERAAYDRASVHAILDESYVCHLGFVRDGAPVVLPTLYGRVGERLYVHGSTGSRPLRMAGAGQPDEQADPGLAVCLTVTHVDGLVLARSAFHHSINYRSVVVHGIARQVTDPEEKRTALDALVDHVVPGRAADSRPANAKELAATAVLRLDLDEVSAKVRAGDPSDDPEDMDLPYWAGVVPLRKGYDPVVASADLKPGIEVPDYLIEP
- a CDS encoding EamA family transporter gives rise to the protein MSPASTDATPVAPTALPRLSVGRGLVYLSIAGAAWGTAGAAASLVFSAGDMGPVTLSFWRCAGGFLLLLAARLVRPRGGAREAARPPLRRRALRVTAIGLALTVFQTAYFAAVEATGLAVGTVVTLGAGPVLIALGARLAMGERLGVGGLCAVGGALAGLGVLFVGGGESAVRPWGVVFALASAAGYAVMTLLTRWWGRTGEGDASSTTVWSFAVVSLTLLPFAVAEGLWPHAADATRVLGCLLYIAAVPTALAYALYFAGAAVVRSATVSVIMLLEPVSAAVIAVALLGEELNAATVAGTLLMLAAVTGLAAAEARAAARARRAEATA
- a CDS encoding EamA family transporter — encoded protein: MRGTQEKRRGAAADGGRGLGLGLALVSAVAFGGSGVAAKPLIEAGLDSLHVVWLRVAGAALVMLPVAWRHRALVRRRPVLLAGFGLLAVAGVQACYFASISRIPVGVALLVEYLAPALVLGWVRFVQRRPVTRAAALGVVLAVGGLACVVEIWAGLSFDALGLLLALAAACCQVGYFVLSDQGSDAGDDAPDPLGVIAYGLLVGAAVLTVVARPWGMDWGVLGRAADMDGSRVPAWVLIGWIVLLATVVAYVTGVLSVRRLSPPVAGVVACLEAVVATVLAWVLLGERLSAPQLAGGALVLVGAFIAQSSAPRKPSSGAAAGAVPRSEQQLSPNGTGA
- a CDS encoding Clp protease N-terminal domain-containing protein — encoded protein: MQSRTPQGAEPGPTRTDVDPRLSAALASVVSGARRRAVRDGDRQVDTAHLLHSLLEYEPQVRAVFDGGPQIARLLGYLVQRSIGYGLQWQGTVEDSGAVPVVPSAKETVLSPAAAGAMEAAHERAVLRGEPRAHGVDVLAALAADRECRAVEVLRRAGVDADALLARLESDGDAEREPVV